A single region of the Sphingobium sp. TKS genome encodes:
- a CDS encoding glycosyltransferase family 2 protein has product MNAIDLVAALVLLLSLVAVAWPFLLYPLILRALPTRLERPVAGPTPSASLLFCAYNEAAAMPEKLANLAMLKARHPGLEILAFDDGSSDETAALITAQGDLVTLLRGPGRSGKAHGMKLLAARAKGDVLIFTDANVMLDADAIDNLLARYADPEIGGVLGSLHYMGDGESATASVGSLYWRIEERLKDEESRTGNVLGADGSIFSIRRALYPEFPDSVLDDLTVSMAVVFAGKRLVKAKNVIARERLVAARGDEYRRKVRIAARAWHTHSHLRPQLRRMGTLDRFKYASRKIVRWFGGLFILTGIIAAGTLTMRFSPTLYMIGGLTGVFILWRGLRSRGGPFAAVVDIVIAYFATLQGVVKAMSGRTVTIWNPAKSR; this is encoded by the coding sequence ATGAACGCGATCGATCTTGTCGCTGCGCTGGTTTTGCTGCTGTCGCTGGTGGCGGTAGCGTGGCCGTTTCTCCTTTATCCGCTGATCCTGCGGGCCTTGCCGACGCGGCTGGAACGGCCCGTGGCGGGGCCGACGCCTTCTGCGTCGCTGTTGTTCTGCGCCTATAATGAGGCGGCAGCGATGCCGGAAAAGCTCGCCAATCTGGCGATGTTGAAGGCGCGTCATCCGGGCCTTGAAATCCTCGCCTTCGACGATGGTTCGTCGGACGAGACGGCAGCGCTGATCACGGCGCAGGGTGATCTGGTGACGCTGCTGCGCGGGCCGGGGCGCAGCGGCAAGGCGCATGGCATGAAGCTGCTAGCGGCGCGGGCGAAGGGCGACGTGCTGATCTTCACCGACGCCAATGTGATGCTGGATGCGGACGCGATCGACAATTTGCTGGCGCGCTATGCCGACCCGGAGATCGGCGGCGTGCTGGGTTCGCTGCATTATATGGGCGATGGCGAGAGCGCGACGGCCTCGGTCGGTTCGCTCTACTGGCGGATCGAGGAACGGTTGAAGGACGAGGAATCGCGCACCGGCAATGTGCTGGGGGCGGATGGATCGATCTTTTCGATCCGGCGGGCGCTCTATCCCGAATTTCCCGATAGTGTGCTCGACGACCTGACCGTTTCCATGGCGGTGGTCTTTGCGGGCAAGCGGCTGGTGAAGGCGAAGAATGTGATTGCCCGCGAGCGATTGGTCGCGGCGCGGGGCGATGAATATCGCCGCAAGGTCCGGATCGCCGCCCGCGCCTGGCACACGCACAGCCATTTGCGGCCGCAACTACGGCGCATGGGTACGCTGGACCGCTTCAAATATGCCTCGCGTAAGATCGTGCGCTGGTTCGGCGGCCTCTTCATCCTGACGGGGATTATCGCGGCGGGGACGCTGACGATGCGGTTTTCTCCGACGCTCTATATGATCGGCGGATTGACCGGCGTGTTCATCCTCTGGCGCGGCTTGCGCTCCAGGGGCGGCCCGTTCGCGGCGGTGGTGGATATCGTGATCGCCTATTTCGCGACCTTGCAGGGCGTCGTGAAAGCGATGAGCGGCCGCACCGTCACCATCTGGAATCCGGCCAAGTCGCGCTGA
- a CDS encoding class I SAM-dependent methyltransferase, whose protein sequence is MITYQRVAKAAGKHLTRTMLAVRKALGARANRGCPACGQAVVGFFRYGDNAEWGCPNCGASPRERLMNHLIAGDVLTVPGQGAVLHMAPNEASLVRRFSVAADYTPADLDPGRYHVPNMRRVDLMALNDSERYDLFYASHVMEHVPDDHAVLRNIHGALKPGGEAWLIVPLWEKPTEDGSFDIPPRERERRFGQWDHVRQYGLDFADRIRAAGFELEEIDASGIDADTRHYYALDDRLFRARKPVRA, encoded by the coding sequence GTGATTACTTACCAGCGGGTGGCGAAAGCCGCCGGCAAGCATCTGACCCGGACCATGCTGGCTGTGCGCAAGGCGCTGGGCGCGCGTGCGAACCGGGGTTGCCCCGCCTGCGGGCAGGCGGTGGTGGGATTCTTCCGCTATGGCGACAATGCCGAATGGGGCTGCCCGAACTGCGGCGCTTCCCCACGCGAGCGGCTGATGAACCATCTGATCGCGGGCGATGTGCTGACGGTGCCAGGGCAGGGCGCGGTGCTGCATATGGCGCCCAATGAAGCCAGCCTCGTGCGCCGCTTTTCCGTTGCCGCCGATTATACGCCCGCCGATCTCGATCCGGGCCGCTACCATGTGCCGAACATGCGGCGCGTCGACCTCATGGCGCTCAATGACAGCGAACGCTACGACCTGTTCTATGCCAGCCATGTGATGGAGCATGTGCCGGACGATCATGCCGTGTTGCGTAACATCCATGGCGCGTTGAAGCCGGGCGGTGAGGCCTGGCTGATCGTGCCGCTGTGGGAGAAGCCGACCGAGGACGGCAGTTTCGACATTCCCCCACGCGAACGCGAGCGGCGCTTCGGCCAGTGGGATCATGTGCGCCAATATGGTTTGGACTTTGCGGACCGCATCCGCGCGGCCGGCTTTGAACTGGAAGAGATCGACGCGAGCGGGATCGATGCCGATACGCGGCATTATTATGCGCTGGACGACCGCCTGTTCCGCGCCCGCAAGCCTGTGCGAGCCTGA
- a CDS encoding sugar transferase yields MAGLFLSFLLANLLVLGAFSGEPGKPHGLVMFAMIAPLYVLLGIQGGAYGIHMLEDLRRGIFRSLLALAQAAMLMLLIVYLGKIAEQLSRLTFVVGLGFSAVSVAVVRLAIDRLGALLLGEVPHLTVVIMDGVAIDTGPHMHVIESAVAGLHPKGHDADMAARLAAAVGMAERVIVACPMERMSDWSVALKSLSARGEIVVPELLRFAPARVDEFDGQPTIIVAGGPFQFRDRLIKRFFDIVVATAATIALSPVLIAAALAVKLTSPGPIIFRQPRIGRDARPFSIYKFRSMRTDASDRKADKLTARDDDRVTAVGRFLRKTSIDELPQLFNVLRGDMSIVGPRPHAAAAKAGDSLYWEVDDRYWERHCIKPGMTGLAQVRGHRGSTDHHQDLIDRLQSDLEYVTKWSIWRDLRIIVATIGVLVHHKAY; encoded by the coding sequence ATGGCGGGGCTTTTCCTGTCCTTTCTGCTGGCCAATCTGCTGGTGTTGGGCGCGTTTTCCGGCGAGCCGGGCAAGCCCCACGGTCTCGTCATGTTCGCGATGATCGCGCCGCTCTACGTGCTGCTGGGGATACAGGGCGGCGCCTATGGCATCCACATGCTGGAGGATCTGCGGCGCGGCATCTTCCGGAGCCTTCTGGCCCTGGCGCAGGCGGCGATGCTGATGCTGCTGATCGTCTATCTGGGCAAGATTGCGGAGCAGCTTTCGCGCCTGACGTTCGTCGTGGGTCTCGGCTTTTCGGCGGTCAGCGTTGCTGTGGTGCGGCTGGCCATCGACCGCCTGGGCGCTCTGCTATTGGGCGAGGTGCCGCATCTGACCGTCGTGATCATGGATGGCGTGGCGATCGACACCGGCCCGCATATGCATGTGATCGAGTCCGCCGTAGCTGGTTTGCATCCCAAGGGGCATGATGCTGACATGGCCGCGCGTCTCGCCGCCGCCGTGGGCATGGCGGAGCGCGTGATCGTCGCCTGTCCGATGGAGCGGATGAGCGACTGGTCGGTGGCGCTGAAGTCGCTCTCCGCACGGGGCGAGATCGTCGTGCCGGAACTGCTGCGCTTCGCCCCGGCGCGAGTGGACGAGTTTGACGGCCAGCCCACGATCATCGTGGCGGGCGGGCCTTTCCAGTTCCGCGATCGGCTGATCAAGCGCTTCTTCGACATTGTGGTGGCGACGGCGGCGACCATCGCTTTGTCGCCGGTGTTGATTGCGGCGGCGCTGGCGGTGAAGCTGACCAGTCCCGGCCCGATCATCTTCCGCCAGCCGCGCATCGGCCGCGATGCCCGGCCGTTCAGCATCTACAAATTCCGATCGATGCGCACCGATGCCAGCGACCGCAAGGCCGATAAGCTGACTGCGCGCGACGATGACCGGGTGACGGCGGTGGGCCGCTTCCTGCGCAAGACCAGCATCGATGAATTGCCGCAACTCTTCAACGTGTTGCGCGGCGACATGAGCATCGTCGGCCCGCGTCCCCATGCCGCCGCCGCCAAGGCGGGGGACAGCCTCTATTGGGAGGTCGACGATCGCTATTGGGAGCGGCATTGCATCAAGCCGGGCATGACCGGCCTTGCGCAGGTGCGCGGGCATCGCGGATCGACCGATCATCATCAGGATTTGATCGACCGCCTCCAGTCGGACCTTGAATATGTGACCAAATGGTCGATCTGGCGCGACCTGCGCATCATCGTGGCGACGATCGGCGTGCTGGTGCATCACAAGGCCTATTGA